From the genome of Nicotiana tabacum cultivar K326 chromosome 17, ASM71507v2, whole genome shotgun sequence:
ACTTAGTGACATAATTAACCACACAAGGGAATAAATCAGTGAAATAGAGTTTACTCAAATAGAATATTTGTGGATATATACTCAACATTAGCCATATGTTTAGGCAATAGAATCTCTGGCACTCCTTCGCCATCATGTATAAATATTTATCCTGCATATTTAATTCTCTGGATGAAATTCTCTTCACAAAAATTATTAGTGATCTTCGCCAATTCATTATCGCAATAATCCTGCGCTCCAAAGAACCAAGCTTGAAAACGAAGTGAAAGTActaaaattattttctaattacATAATAACTAATAGTAATTCCTAAAAAAACGATTCTACTTATTACAAAAGATAATACTTTAAAAATAATGCAATGCAAGAAATTAAGAGAAATCTTGACCACAGTTGATTGTAAGGCTCTACTGTTACATTACGAAAACAAGCAGTTCCACAAGTACAATGATTGTCGtctttaatttatgaaatatcataaccatattaattatttgtaaactACAAAAAGGGAGAAAGTTAAACATATTTGTGGTATAATATAAGCATGctacgaagaagaagaagaagtaggcGGTGAGGAGATTTGACCCAAAAGCAACTTTGTAGGTTTGGTGTAGTGTAGTCTAAATGGAAAAGAAATCATGCCTCAACTGATTTgcaattatattcttaaattatataaatattaaaagtCATAAAAATCGATTAATAATTTGGAGATATTTTTGTCGTTCAATATTTAGTATAAATTATTCAtgtttttataataaatataaatagatagatatagatatagattagaagtaaattctttcaaattcaatgatTTCAAGTACTCCATCAGTTTTATTCATGAAGCTGCATTTTGTCTCCCAATCTTGAGTCATAAAATATACTTTCTATGAATCCACCTACACCACCAACCCTTTTTTCCACTCCAACAACCCACCTACACTttgctctttttttattttttatttaaatgtgATGAccaggaaaaaaaaaatgaaagaaaagagagaaagtgaCTTTATCCACTTATGAAGTTTCCTCGGTTGCTCAGTTGCTATACTATGAGAACGGGAGTCAAGAGTGGCAACGTTGGTACACTCACCAAACTCTTAAGCATCTTCGGTAAGTCATTTTTTGAAAACTGTTTTTCTGAAGAAATTTTTTCGGTATTTAGTTGTTGGGCGTGAAACACATTTTTGGAAAAGCATCTACGTATTAAAATGATAATAATGTTAGTAAAACCGAATACAAAAAAATTGATACTGCTAATTATTGAATATAATATAAGTATTAGCTGAAGAAGTGATAAATGTTAaaaaagttatgaaataaaataattaactttTGCTAATAAGCAACCAACTACAGTTATTACTCCTAACTTATCATTATGTTTACTCGGTTAAGACTAATCCTCTTCAAACAAATTAAGAATTCTCTTGATTCTGAATTCGTCAAAGAAAGGCCTGGTGGTGGATATTATTTTTTTAGGTAATGCATTTAATTATGAAGTCAAAAAGGGAGTTGCTCATTTGGCTGTATTGTCCCACAAATTGTAAGAGGAAGAACGACACTTCACCAACTTCCTATCATTTTCAGCCAACCAACCCCTCCACTCTTTTTTATGCCTCTTTCGTTTCCTATATAAATAAACCATTTTCATTTTTCCAAAAGCAGGTTGCTAACTTAGACTTATCTACTTTCAAAGATAGTTACTAATATATCCACTTCAACACCAACGAAAGAACAAGCAGCAATGGCAACCAATGGAGAAAATGGAAGACATCAAGAAGTTGGACACAAGAGTCTCTTGCAAAGTGATGCCCTTTATCAGGTATACCACTTTTTTACATCCATATATTGTCATACAATAAATTAATTCCCTTTATGCAGAACTTTTATAAACATATTAGATTTTAATCAATTGTCTGATTTGTGTTTCAACAGTACATTCTTGAAACAAGCGTGTACCCAAGAGAGCCTGAACCCATGAAAGAGCTAAGGGAGATTACTGCAAAACATCCTTGGTAACTTTCTCTTACTTTACTTTTAACTTTAGTTcatgcaaattgaatatttaattGTTGTAATTTGCTAGTTGGAAGTATAACAACCATTCATTTGAATAAAACAGGAACCTCATGACCACCTCTGCCGATGAAGGTCAATTCTTGAGCATGCTTCTTAAACTCATTAATGCCAAGAACACAATGGAAATTGGTGTTTTTACTGGTTACTCTCTTCTTGCTACTGCcatggctcttcccgatgatggcaAGGTAATTAACTTTTACTAAATGCTAATAGTCTAGCAGATGATAATTGAACTTTTAAATTTGTACTAATTTGCTGAAATTGCTTCAGATTCTAGCTATGGATATTAACCGGGAAAACTATGAGATTGGCCTTCCAATAATTGAAAAGGCTGGACTAGCTCACAAAATAGTATTCAGAGAAGGACCTGCACTTCCTGTTCTTGACCAAATGATTGAGGACGTAAGTACCAATAATCCCATGAGCACAATATCACATACGTAAATAAATTGAAAACTTGTGTACGATGGTTAATGTTAATTTTTGTGAAACATTTTTTGTAACAGGGCAAATACCATGGATCATATGACTTCATATTTGTGGACGCTGACAAAGACAATTACTTGAACTATCACAAGAGATTAATCGACTTGGTCAAAGTTGGGGGACTAATTGGATATGACAACACCCTATGGAATGGATCAGTGGTTGCACCACCAGATGCACCCCTTAGGAAATATGTTAGGTATTATAGGGATTTCGTATTGGAACTCAACAAGGCTTTGGCTGCTGATTCAAGAATTGAAATCTGTCAGCTTCCCGTTGGCGATGGCATCACCCTTTGCCGACGCATTAGTTAAATAAACAGAACTATTGTCCATTTGTGGCAACCAAGAATGCTAGCTCATGGCAATGGAGgatttattatttttggaattCCCCTGTTCTGTATCATTCGTTATTCAACCTTTTTTTGTTATTTCTCTTTTCTATTGAAGGTTGCATTGTCTATGTTACCTCTTGTTTATTTCCTaatgtatttttataaataaaataaaaatcaagttCAAAGACTGAATGTCCAAAATGTCACAGGTCAGTGGAGCTAGTGGAGAAATCTGTTATGTCACACCCATCACCAAACACGTGCGAAATGCAGTTTCGAACCAAAAAGAAAAGGTTTgaaagtttcaacaagtaaaagtcGTTCATCCCCAAACTAATACTAGTAGTAGACTACTAGTATTGACTAGCTAGATGCATCTCTCGATGGCTACCAAACACCACGCGATAGAAAACGCCTCGTACTCATTTGATGCATTCGTGCAGATTTTAGGGCGATTTTGGG
Proteins encoded in this window:
- the LOC107789329 gene encoding caffeoyl-CoA O-methyltransferase 2 — protein: MATNGENGRHQEVGHKSLLQSDALYQYILETSVYPREPEPMKELREITAKHPWNLMTTSADEGQFLSMLLKLINAKNTMEIGVFTGYSLLATAMALPDDGKILAMDINRENYEIGLPIIEKAGLAHKIVFREGPALPVLDQMIEDGKYHGSYDFIFVDADKDNYLNYHKRLIDLVKVGGLIGYDNTLWNGSVVAPPDAPLRKYVRYYRDFVLELNKALAADSRIEICQLPVGDGITLCRRIS